Within the Opitutaceae bacterium TAV5 genome, the region ACGGTGCCATTGCCGCTCGCGGTGCCGGCGCCAACAGTCAGGCCGGATGTCATGGTGACCGTGCCTTCGGAGAGGATCGCTCCTCCTTCGTCGATTTCACCGATGATGAGATGGCCGGTGCCGGTATTGTTGCTTGCACCGCCAATGCTGGCTCCGCCACCGCCTTCGGTGAAGGTTCCGCCATTTTTGACGCTGATGGTGTTGTCCGTTCCCCCGCGTCCGAGTTCAAATGCGCGGACCTTCAACGAACCTCCGTCAACGATGACGTGGTTTTGCGCGGACTGGCCACCGGGCCCGACGTAGGTGTAACCAAACTCGGCAACGGCATTCCGGCCGATGGTGACGGTGTTGGTCTGGCCGGCGCTTCCGGACATGTGAAGGCCGCCGCCAACACTGCCGGTGGCGCCGCCGGAAGGTTGTACCTTGACGGTGCCGTTGATGGTCGCGGTGGCGTTGCCGGTCATGACGAGGCCGCGAAAACCGTTGCCTCCGCCACCGGGCCCGGAACGGAGCAGCAGCGTGGCCCCGGTATCGACGACGAGATCGGCATTGGTCATCGTCAGCGGAGGCGTGCTGTTGCCGGAAGCGGGAGCTTCGCCGACGTCGGCGGTGAGCGTGCCTCCCTTGAGATGAAGGGTGGCGCGGGGCGCGCCGGCGACGCCAAGGGTGAGCTTGAAGACATCGGCCGTGAGCGTCGCATCGGCCTCTGTGCCGGTGCCGAAGGTCACCGTGTAGGGATCGGTGCCGCCGGTGGTGGCGGCGATGGTGACGGTGTCCTCCACGCCGGGCAGGACGGGATCGGAAGACCAGTTCGAGGCATCGCTCCACAAGCCGTCGGTAGCGGCATTCCATGAAATGTCATCGGCGTGCAAGCGTCCGGTTCCCGCCAGAAGGGAGAACGTGGCCAGCGTGAGGGCGGAGAGGCGGCGGCAATGCGATTGCAGCGAAGCCACGCCGGAAGGAGGGCAGATGGGTAGTTGCATAAGGATGGGTTTTTGTCGGGTTCATCTGAATCGTGGGATATTTTTAATGGAAATCAATGAAAATTTCATGGAAAAATATGGAATTTCAGGTAAAATCAATAAGAAGCTGTTTACTAACAAAATATGGGATTGGTATTTCCTTGGAAAATGCCACCGGGTGGCCTAAATTGAGGAGAATGGTCATATCTATGCTTGACCTTCTTTAAAATAAATACATGAAATTATATGAAAATGAAGGCTGATTCTTTTATCCCTGCTGCCAAACCCCGCCTGCGCGACGTTGCCGAGAAGGCGGACGTGTCGATCGGCACCGTGAGCCGCGTGCTCAACGGCAAGGCTGACGTCGCGGAGGATCTGGCGGAACGGGTTCTGCTGGCCGCCCGGTCGCTGGGTTATACCCGTCGTGCTCCGGCCGCACAGGCGACCGTGCAGGCGTCGAATGATGTCGCGGTGATCGGTTACCTGGTGGATTCACCCAATCTGGCCCGGGTGACCGCCGATCCGTTCCTGCAGCATTTTCTGATTGGCATCGAGGACGGGGTAAACCGCAACAACGGTCATCTGCTTTTTGCCACCTGCGGAGAGGAAGTGGCGCGCGGGGCGATTCCGGCGATGGTTGCCGAGAATCGCGTGCAGGGCGTCATTCTGAAGCCCAGCCCGACCACGTCCGACACCTGGATTCGCAAACTCAACGAGCTTGTCCCGGTCATCATGCTGATGAACAGCAGCGAGGATCGGTCGATCTTCTCTGTCATGTGCGACAACTACGCGGCGACGTACCAGATTCTTCGTTACCTGAGGGAGCTGGGGCACCGGCGGATCGCGTTTCTGTCGGTGGATGATCTGGGACAAGCGCCGTCCGTTCTGCACTTCGAGCGGATGGATGCATATCGGAAATATGCCGGTTCCCTCGGCTGCGTGGAAGACCCGGCGTATATCCAGGTTCCGACGCGTGATCACGGACGGGAGACTTTGTCGGAGGTGATCGAGAAGGGGTTGAAAAATCTCCTGGCCCTCGGGAAGGGCGAGCGCCCGACCGCCGTGGTCTGCGCAACGGATACGTACGCTTTCGCCCTGCTGGCTCTGGCCGGCCGCTATGGCATCGAGGTGCCGCGCGATCTGAGCGTGGTCGGCTACATGAACATCGACACCTGCGAGCACTCGGTGCCGCCGTTGACCAGCGTGTCGCTCTCGGGTGACGAGGTGGGACGGGTGGCGGTCAACCTTCTTTACGAGCGCCTGCAGAATCCGTCGATGATGGTGCGCCACGTGAGCGTGGGCACGCGTCTGGTCGAGCGGCTGTCGTGCGCGCCGGCACCGGATTCCTGAGCGCAGCCAGCGCCGGTGCCGGCCGGCGATGTTGCCCCGTCTTTGCTTTCCCCGGCTCCCCCCGAAAAATTTCCCAACCTGTATCCCATGAATACCCGAAAAACATCGAGTCCCCCCCTGTCTGCGTTTACCCTGGTCGAGCTGCTGGTCGTGATTGCGATCATCGGCATTCTGGCCGGCATCATCATCCCCGTGGTGGGGCGCGTGCGTCTCAGCGCGGCGGATGCGACATGCAAGAGCAACGTGCGGCAACTGACGACGGCCTACATCCTGTTCATGAACGAGCACAAAATGCGCTCGCTGCCGGTTGCATTCGGGCCAGACACGCCGAATGAATGGCTGGCTCAATCCGAAAACCACAACCTCCCGGGCTTTTATCTCCTGCGCTACTACTACAAGCCGGGGCCGCGCTATCTCTGGACGTCCGACAACAAGGGGATACGCGAAAAAATCGAACACTGTCCCGCCGCAAAGATGACCGGACTGATTCACCCGACTCAGACAGATGCCAGTGCGTTCAACGTGGACTATGGCGTCAGGCAAATAGCCACCAATACGCCGACCAACTTCGGGCTGCGCACACAACCGACGCGTATTCCCCTCGTATGGGATCATTTCGGTTCTGACTGGAAAAACAGCGACTCGGATAAGAAGAAGACGCGTATTCCGCTGCGGCATCGAGGCAAGCGTTCCATCAACTGCGGTTTTCTGGACGGCCACGTGGCCTACGTTGACGGAGACGAGAAGGACGGACGCCTCTTCATGCAGTACTGGGCCTACGTAACCAAAGACGGAGATCCGCGGGAAAGCGACCTCCGCAATGGTACAAAGCTGGGCGTGACCGAAATGCCGGAATCCTGATCGCCCGCTTTCTTCCTTCTGCATGCCGGTTCCTCCTTCCCGGGATTCCTGCGTTCTCTTCCACCTGTCACCCCGGCCTGTCAGGCCGCAACCCTGCCCCCATGAAACCCTGCACTTTCGCCCCCTGCCTGCTCGGCGCGCTGGTATTGTCGATTCCCGGCCTTCTTCGCGCAGCCGTGTCTTACGCGGTCGATACCGACACGCTTGCCTTGTGGCGCTTCGATGAGACAGCCAACCCGCCTTCCGCCTATGCGGACGCCGGCGGCTCCCCCGCGCTGCAACTGACCGCCACCGGTATCGGCGACCTGCAAAGCGTCCCCGGGCTCCTCGGACGGGCAGTGACCGGGTTTCATCCGCAAGGCACGACGGACAATCGCCGGCTTTATCTCGACAGTTACACCCAGCCTGCCAATCCCTCCATCCAGACTTTCGAAATCTGGGTGCGGTTTGATGATGCCTCCATCCTGCCCCATGAAACGCCTTCCGGCTCGGGTTGGGCCAACCGGCAGGTGCTCTTCCGGCGCGCCGGCAGCCGGCAGCCTGTCAGCTTTTATTTTACGGACGACGACACCGGAGAAAACGCCCGGCTCTGCCTGGAGCTGAGGGATGCGGCCGGCGTATCCAGAAAACTGTTTCACGACCTGGGACGATCCATCGAGCGTGACCGCTGGTACCATGTCGCCTTCTCCATCCGTCAGGACGGTTCCGATGTGGTTGCCCGGCTTTATCTGCAGGACGAATTCGGCGGCTACGATGCGGCGTCGCCGGTCGCTGCCGGGACCTTCGCCTCGTTTACCTACGACACCGGCGTGTTTCCCGTTTCCATCGGTGAGGCCGGTCAAACGGGGATAGATCCCTTCACCGGCACGATCGATGAAGCGCGGCTCAGCAAGACCGAGCGCACGACCTTTGCCACGCATCCTGACTTCACCACCCGTTTCCCGACGGTCCACGAGGGCCGCATCCATTTCCTCGGCGGCAATACGCGCGGGCTTGGCATGCTGGCCGCCGCTCCCGCCGGAGGCCTGCGGGCGGTGTATATTGCCCGCGCGACGACGATCCCGGCGCAAGAGGCCATCAAGCCGCGTCCCGTTGCACTCGCCCAGGTGCTGGATCCCTCGGGTCGGGTCGTTTCGCATGCCGACCTGACGGACAGCCCGGGCGGGAGCAGCAGCGTGGTGCTGTCCATTCCGGAAGGCGATGCCGGCGTCTACACGGTGAGCGTCATCGGAGGGCGTTCCAACGATGTTTTTGCCATCGGTCTTCCCGATACGGTGCAAGCCTGGGGCGTCCGGGGTGAGCTGTCGCTCGGCTTTCCCGCCACGCCTGCGGCACAGGATTATTACCTCTACCTGCCCCGTACCTGGACCTCGTTCAAAATGTATGTCTACGGCGGGACGACTTCGTCGGAAATCGGGCTGTATGCCGGCCCGGCGTATTCCGATCCCGTCGGCAGTATCGGAGGAGGCAGCAGCACGGATGTCTGGAATGCCTCGCTTTCCCGCTACGAACTCACGGTCTCTTCCGCACTGGTCCCGCCTTCCACGCCCTCCCAGCCCGGCGTCATCCGTCTTCACATCCCCGCCGGTTTCAACCGGACTCTTGTTTTCGATGGCATCCCCGGCTTGCTCTGCCCCGATGCCGCCAGCGCCATCCAGCTTGCGGGTGGAACCCGCGAAGCCGCTGGCGGCATCCTCACGGCAGGGCCGATCCAGCAGCGGGCCCGTGACTGGATGTGGGCGGATTATCAGGCGAACAACGATTATTCCGTCGCGCTCACATTCCCTGCTTCCGTGCCCGCCACGCTGGCGGATGCCATGCGGGAAGCGCTGCCGTACGGGCAGTACGGCTTTCTGAGCGGTTTGCAGTCCGGCATAGCCAACCAGGTGGTGAGTGATCCGGAGAACCCTTTCTTCGGAGCCAACGTGGCTGCCGGCAGCTCTCCTCCGTCGTGGGAGACTTTCCACTACGGCAGCCTGCTTTCGACCTTCGACTCATTGCCGCTGGCGGCAGCGTGGTCCGTGCCTGTTTCCGCCAATCCGGCTTACGGGAACGCCAACCTCCTCCGGAGATCGATCCTCTACGCCTTCTATCATCTCGCGTCGATGGACAGCGCGCACCTGCTTCGGGAAGGAAGCATGGACTCGCAGAGTTATCCGGTCACCCATGCCTTCTTCGCCTATTACGCGCTGGCCCAGGCCTGTTATCTTCTCCAGGGAGCCCTGCCTCCCGAGGCCGGTGCCATCTGGAAGGACGGTCTTGTCGCGCTCGGCAGCAAACAGGCGGATTTTCAGGGCTTCCAGTCCAACCAGTGGGGACACGTGATGCTGGGCCATCTCTATACTTGGCTCGCCACCGGCGAACCACGGTTCCTCCGCTGGTTCGAACAACAAATGACCGTTTACGTCGAGGGGGGCTACGGCACGAACAGCAAATTCGGCCAGCACCCCGCCGGGTATTTTCTGGAGGAATACGGGCCCGACGGAAACTACGATTCGATGAATTTTTACGTATTGGTGGAGGCTTACGACCGGTACCGGGAGCTTCCCGGGCACGATGAGGCGCTCGTCGAGACGATGAGGGCGGCCATCGAGGATAACCTGACGTTCAAGTCCTTTTTCTGGCTGCCCCAGCCCGATGGACGGGTCGTCGGCCCGACCGCCATGAACTGCCGGGTGGCTTCCATCAGTCTGGCCGCGATCAGCTATCCCGGCATCAGCATGGCGCGCTTCGAGTTTCCGCTCGCCCTCACCCGGCACAATCTGTCGATCCCGCCGGCCACGTGGCCGGGTCAGGTGGCTCACCAGATCACCAACGACACATGGGCCGTCCAGTTTCTGAACTGGGCGCTTGCGCCCTCCCGGCGGGATAACTGGTTCACCGGCCTGAACAACCCGGCTGGCACCTGGGGGGCGGCGCTCGATCATGCTTACCGGCTCCCGCAAACCGCGGTTTCGGCGGCCCTGCCTTGCGAAAGCGCCGTCAACCGGACCTGGAGCAATCTTCCCGGTCTGATGGCCTGGAAACAGGATGGCCTGTATGGTGTGGTGTTTCACTCCGTTGCCGGAGGGAAGGCCACGGTCGCCGGCAAATTGGGAGGAGGGCCAACATGTGTGTGGTCGCCCGAAACGGGCGCCATCATTTCCTCTTCGCAGAACAGCCAGTCTCCGCCCGGAGCCATCACCCAGGAGGCTCATTTTGCGCATTCCTCGGTTTTTTGGGAAAACGGAGGCAGCCTCTATTCTTCGGGGCGGAAAAACAACGCGACGGGTCAATGGCTGGTTCCCGACCTCCTTTATGAGGTCACGGAGAGCACCGATGCCGACGGGACCGATCGCACCATCACATGGACCTATGATTTCACCGTTCCGGCCAGCCCTGTGCTGACGGTCAGCGTCAGCCCCGCTCCGGCCGGCCTGAAACTCAATCTTCCCGTTTACAGCACGACCGCCGACAACATCAGCGAAGTGCTGGACGCCAGTCAGCCGGGCTCCTTCACGTTCATCGCCGGCGGCAAGACGTTCGCTCTCGACTGGGATTCCGGCGCCGCTGCGTCTCTGGAGTCATCGGACCTGACGACGATCCGGCGTCTCGTCATTCCGATGACCGCTTCGCCGCTGCAACTCACCATGAGCCTGTACCAGAGCGCCTTGCAGGGAGACAGGTATCGGGATAATGGTTACGGAACCGGGAGGCCCGTTTCAGGAAAATGTCCCGGATTGCTGACGGAAGACCAAACCGGGCTTGGCTTCCGGTGAGCCGGGACCTATACTTTGCCCATGAATCCATCGAACGAAAAAACCGGAATCGTGTGGCACCAGGTCGGTTCGTTCGAACCGCACGAGGCGAAGCGGATTCTGGAGGCGCTGGAGAAAGCCGGAGTACCGTTCGAGATCGAGCATGACGACTCTGCACTGGAGCGGCCGCTGCGGACGATCGAACTGGCCCTGGCGATGAGCCCCGAAGGTGCGAAACTGGCGATCTTCGTACCGGAAAAAGACGTCGGCGACGTGCAGGCGCTGGTGCGGACGCTGTTTCCCGTGTGAAAAAACAAAAGACCCGGCTGGCGAAATGGATCGCGCCGGGTCGGAAAGAGCGGAAACGCAACGTTTGCGCACCGCTCCACAGGAAGAACGGGCAGCCTATTTCAGCAACTCGCCCAGTTTCGCGTCGATCGCATCGGCCCAGATCCTGTAGCCGGGGGCGCTCAGGTGCAGGAAATCGGGCATGATCGCCTTGCTGATCGTGCCGTCGGGCTGCACGAATTTCTGGCCGATCGGCAGGAAAAACACCCGCCGCCCGTCGTCGAGTTTCTCAATGATCGCGTTGATCGCGGCGATCTTGGCGCGGCGGTCGTTGTCGGGTTTTTCGCCGCGCGGGAAGACGTCGAGGAGCAACACCTTCGCCTGCGGGGCGCGTTTGCCGATTTCGGCCACGATGGCGGTCACGCCCTCGGCGATCTGTTCCGCGCTGTCGCGTCCGGTATTGTTGGTGCCGATCATGAGCACCACGACCTTCGGCCTGATGCCGCCGCCGAGCGCGCCGTTTTGCAGGCGCCAGAGCACGTGTTCGGTGCGGTCGCCGCCGATGCCGAAATTGGCCGCCTTGAGGGGAGCGTAGCGCTCGGCCCACACGGCCTTGCCGTTGCCGCCCCAGCCGGCGGTGATCGAGTCGCCGAGAAACATCACGTCGGCGCCGTCCTTTTTGGCCGTGGTGACCTGGCGTTTGTGTTGTTCGACCCAGGTGTTGCGCGTCACCGGCACGACGGCCGGATTGGCCTCGACGGCGCCGGAGCCGGAGGGCTGGGCAGAGGCTGCCGCGGAGCCGATGACGAGAAGGGTGAGGAGCGGGAGGATACGCAGGGTATGCATCGCCGCTATCAAAGCATCCGTTCGTCCCGTTCGACAATGTCGAAAGTTCCGGTCCCCCGAAAAGTCCGGAACCTCCGCCGGGCGCAGGCGAAGGGCTCGACAATCTCCGCAACATCCCTCACCCCTTCGCTTTTTCCCGAACGAATCCCGTACTTTTTTCCAGAACCGAACCGCCCTATGTCCACCACCTCCGCCAACGAAAATTCGTCCGCACAACCTGCGCCGCAGCGCACCGCCCTCGTTACCGGCGCCGGCCGCGGCATCGGCAAGGCCATCGCCGAAGTCCTCGCCGCCGCGGGCCACACCGTCATCTGCGTCTCGAAATCCGCCGAAACCTGCGGCGCGGTCGCCGCGGGCATCAACGCCGCCGGTACCGGGATCGGCGGAAAAGCCGTGGCCCGCGCCGTCGATGTGGCGGACGGAGCCGCCGTCACCGCCGCCGCGGAGGCGTTTTTAAAGGAATTCGGCAAGATCGACATCCTCGTGAACAACGCGGGCATCACCCGCGACGGCCTGCTCGCCCGCATGAGCGAGGACGACTGGAACGCCGTCCTCACCACGAACCTCACGAGTTGCTTCCACTGGACGAAGGCCATCGGCTGGCCCATGTGCCGCAACCGCTGGGGCCGTATCGTCAACATCTCGTCCGTCTCCGGCCTCATGGGCAACGCCGGCCAGGCCAACTATGCCGCCGCCAAGGCCGGCATGGTCGGTTTCACCAAGTCCGTGGCCAAGGAGTTCGCCCGGCGCAACGTCACCGCCAACGTCGTCGCCCCCGGTTTCATCAAGACCGACATGACCTCCGTCCTCAACGAGGAGGTGCAGAAAGCCGCCACGTCCCTGATCCCGATGCAGCGTTTTGGCGAAGCGGCGGACATCGCTCATGCCGTGGCCTTTCTCGCTTCGGAGCAGGCGAGTTACATCACCGGCCAGGTTTTTACCGTTGACGGCGGCATGTCGATGTGACCCCATCCGCAGTTTCTAGTTTTACACACCACATGGCTGACCAAAAAACCATCGAACAACGCGTTAAGGAAATCATCGTTAATCAGCTTAACGTGAACGAAGAGCAGATTACCCCGCAGGCATCTTTCCTGGATGACCTCGGAGCGGACTCTCTCGACACGGTCGAGCTGATCATGGCCTTCGAAGAGGAATTCAAGGACGAGATCAAGGGAGAGATCCCCGAATCCGATGCCGAGAAGCTCCGCACCGTCGGCCAGGTGGTTGACTACATCAACGGCAAGGCTGCGCAGGCCTGAGCCGTTCGTCTTCTCTCCCGTTTCCCGCGCGCTCCGCTTTTCCCGGCGGGGCGCTTTTTTTTGGAGCGGCGGCATTCCTGCCGCTGCCCGTTCGACAGGCTCAGGGCTCCGAGCCCGTCGAGGGGCAGACGACGCGAAGCGTCGCCGGTCCGGGATTTCGTGGCTTGCTTCGGCAAGGGGCGAGGCGCGTCGCGCCTCGTCTGCGGCGGGATCGGCAGAAAAATGCCGCCGCTCCGGGAAAACCACTCTGAAAACACACTTGCGGGAACGGACGCGATACACACCGTTTCCCCCTTCACTCCCCATATGTCCACGCAGGAATTCTACATTCGCCAGCCATCGGAAGAGGAGGCCCGCGGGCCTTACACCCTCGAACAAATGACCTCCCTCGCCGAGAACGGCGAAGTCACCCGCGAGACGCTCTACTACGAGGCGGCCACCGAGCAATGGGTGGCCACGGGCGACAATCCGGACCTGGCGGAGATTCTCTATCCTTCCAAAAAGGTGCTCCGCGTCAAAAAGAAGGAAAAGATCCAGAGCCTCAACGAGGCGGATCTCACGACCAAGCCCATCACGGTGCAGCAGATGCTGGCCGCGGCCGAGGGGCGCGTCGAGGAGGGCGCGTCCACGCTGCCGCCGCCCGAAGTGGCCCAGGCTCGCGCCACCATGATCGGCCGCATCGGCGCCATCGCCATGCTCGTCGTCACGGCCATCGGGTTTACCGCTTACTCGGGCGGAGCCCTGCTCAAGGGCGACTTCGCGGCGCTCGGCACGAAACCGCTCGGCTATTTCGCCGCCGCCGACCTGATCCTCGCCATCCTGCTCGCCTGCCGCCTCAACTTCGCGCACGGCCTCACCCGGCTGCGGGCGGCGCTTTTTGTCGGCTTTATCGGGTTCTTCTATTTCGCGACCCTCGGCACGGCGGGCATCCCGGCCATCGCCCTGGGAACGCTTTCCGCCCTCGCCCTGATTGTCGCGGTCTCGTGGCAACATATCCTGGGCGTGCTCGTGACCGGCGTGGCCGGTCTCGTCGTCACGATCATTTTTGTGATCCGGATCTTCCACTGATGTCCGGCTGTCCGGCCGGCCCGACCAAAACACCATGTCCGCCGCCACGCTCATCCATCGTTGCACGCGTATTTACCGGCACGAGATCTGGCGACCGGATTTTCTGACGGACCGTTCCCTGCGCGGGCGCATCTACGCCGTCCTGCGCGTGGTTTCGATCACCGTTACCGGCATCGTCGAGACCAAGGCTTTCAGCCGCGCCGCGGCACTGAGTTTTTCCTCCATGCTCGGCCTCGGCCCGCTCGTGGCCATCGCCATGCTGGTGGCCGGCTTCGTGCTCGACCGGCAGGATCCGCATCTGGCGGTCAACACCCTCAACCGCATCATCAGGTTCATCGCCCCGCAGGTGACCCAGTACGAGCAACTGGAGGACGGGTTTGACATGGAGGATGCCGACGAGGCCGTCATCGATCGGCCGGTGCGCAGCGATATCGTCAGCGCGGCCACGCTGCACCTGCGGCCCCGCGGGGTGGCGCAGCAGGCCCGCGCCAGCCAGGCGGCGGCCACGCCGGCGGTACGGGGACCGGATTCCGCCGCCGAAGGAGCGGGGACCGAACCGGCCGATGCGACGGGTGACACGTCCGCCGACGCCGCTGCCGGCGAAGGCCAGGTGGAGGTCAACCCGGAACTGGTGAAGCTGATCGACGGTTTTATCGATGGCTCGAAATCGAGCACGGCGGGCGTCGTCGGCGTGGTCACGCTGATCGTGATCGTATTACAGCTCTTCACGACGGTGGAGAATGTGTTCAATGAAATCTGGGGCGTGCGGCGGGGGCGGAGCTGGACGATGCGCATCGTCTATTACTGGACGGTGCTGACGCTCGGCGCGGTGCTTTTTTTCGCCACGGTGACGGCGCTTTCGGCCGGCGCGTACCTCAACTTTTTCAAGAAAAACATGCCTTTCGGCCTGGGCGAGACGATCGCCCCGCTGCTGAGCTGGATGCTGCCCTCGCTGTCGATCGTGATGCTGGTGGCGGTGCTGACGCTTTTCTACAAGTTTATCCCCAACACGCGTGTGCTCTGGCGCGGTGCGGCGATCGGAGCGGCGGTCGTGGCCGCGCTGGTCGTGGCGAACAACTACCTCGCCTTTCTCTATCTCTCGAAAGTGGTGCAGCAGCGCAGCTTTTTCGGGTCGCTGGGCATTCTGCCGATCCTGATGTTCGGGCTGTATATCTTCTGGCTGTTCATCCTGCTTGGCGGGCAGGTCAGCTACGCGGTGCAGAACGTGCATTTCCGCAACAGCCAGGCGGCCTGGAACACGCTGGCCGAATCGATGCGCGAGCGGCTTTCGCTGACGGTGCTCCTGCGCATCGGGCGACGTTTCCGCGACTGCCTGCCGCCTTGCACCGCATCGGACCTGGGCGCGCAACTGGGCGTGCCGACGCAGGTGCTCAACGAGTGCCTCAACCGGCTCGTGCAGATGGCGCTGCTTTCGCCGGTGCCGCCGTCCGATGAGGGCGCCGACACGGAGCTGCGCTACCAGCCGGCGCGTCCGCTCAACCGGATGACGCTGGCCGATTTCAAGCAACTGGACGACGACCACGGCGGCGACCCGACCGGCCCGGCGCTGGTCGATGCCGACCCGATCGTGCAACGCTACGACCAGGAACTGAAGGCGCAGCGGCAGCTGGAATTTTTTACGAAAACGATCGACGAGCTCATCGCCGAAAGCCCGATGCCCGCCGCCCGCGGGTGATCCGCCGCGACGAGGCCCTTATGCAGGGGCGCACTTCACAGTAAAGTGCGCCCTACGTAAAACCAAGGATCGTCGGTATGGCGTAATCCGGAGCTACACGGCGGGGGCGGCCGCGAGACCGGCGGGAGTCTTGTCCGGGACGAGCGTCGAGGTCAGCGGATAACGGAAGGTGTGGCCCTCGTAGTTGCGGAAGACCACTTCGTCGTCGGTGATTTTTTCGATGTAGTCGGGATTCATCGGCACCTTGCCGCCGCCGCCGGGAGCGTCGATCACGTATTGGGGAATCGCATACCCGGTCGTGTGCCCGCGCAGGCTTTTTATGATTTCCAGACCGCGGCGGACATCGACCTTGAAGTGCGATCCGCCCGTGATGAGGTCCATCTGGTAAAGATAATAGGGCCGCACGCGCATGCGAAGCAGGCGATGGACGAGCGCCTTCATCACGTCGGGGTCGTCGTTGACACCGCGCAGGAGCACGCTCTGGTTGCCGAGGGGGACGCCGGCGAAGGAAAGGCGTTCGCAGGCATCGCGCAGCTCGGCGGTGCATTCGCGCGGATGATTGACGTGGATGCTCATCCAGATCGGACCGTGCTTTTTGAACACCTCGCACAGTTCGGGCGTGATGCGTTGCGGCATGAACACCGGGATGCGCGAGCCGATGCGAATGAACTCGACATGCGGGATGGCGCGGAGCCGGCCCAGCAGGTGGTCGAGCTTGCGGTCGGCGAGGAGCAGCGGGTCGCCGCCGGAGAGAAGCACGTCGCGCACCTCGGGGTGCGATTCGATGTAGCGCAGGCCCTGTTCGTATTCGGGATGGAAATTGTAGTCCTGCGCGTTGGAAACGAGGCGGCTGCGCGTGCAGTAACGGCAGTAGCTGGCGCAGCGGTCGGTGACGAGAAACAGCACCCGGTCCGGGTAACGGTGCACGAGGCCGGGGACGGGGGAGTGTTCGTCTTCACCGAGCGAGTCGAGCATCTCCTCGGCGTGGAGCTGGCTCTCGCCGGCGCGCGGGATGACCTGCAGGCGGAGCGGGTCGGCGGGGTCGTCGCGATCGATGAGGTTGAAAAAATACGGCGTGATCGCGAGCGAGAGCTTGTTGCTGGCGAAGAGGACGCCGGCGCGCTCGTCGGGCGTGAGCGTCATGTAGCGTTCGAGTTCCTCCAGCCGGGTGATGCGGTTGCGGAGCTGCCAGGTCCAGGATTTCCAGTCGGATGCCGGGATGTGTTGCCAGAGTCCCTGGCCATCAAACCAGGCGGAGCGGTCTTCGGTGTAGGCCATCGGTGGGTCGTCGGATCAGCGGAATGGAGGCGGAATGGAATGAAAACGGATGCCGGAAACCTGGCCGGTGCGCGAACGGTGTCAAACGGCGGGTGCGGTTGGGGGAGGGACGCGCCTGCGGAGCGGCGCCCGGGCAGCGCCGCCTGTGACCACGCGCCCCGCGAGTCGCCGCGGCATCTTACTCGCTGGCCCGGATGCCGATGCGGATGCGCGAGCTCCAGAACCAGCGCTGCAGTCCGGAGCCGAGTTCGCGGATGGCGACTTCGTGCAGATGGTCCGCGAGCCGGTCGATCTCGGCGACACGCTTTTTGCGCAACGACTGCACCGAACCCTGG harbors:
- a CDS encoding ribonuclease BN, producing MSAATLIHRCTRIYRHEIWRPDFLTDRSLRGRIYAVLRVVSITVTGIVETKAFSRAAALSFSSMLGLGPLVAIAMLVAGFVLDRQDPHLAVNTLNRIIRFIAPQVTQYEQLEDGFDMEDADEAVIDRPVRSDIVSAATLHLRPRGVAQQARASQAAATPAVRGPDSAAEGAGTEPADATGDTSADAAAGEGQVEVNPELVKLIDGFIDGSKSSTAGVVGVVTLIVIVLQLFTTVENVFNEIWGVRRGRSWTMRIVYYWTVLTLGAVLFFATVTALSAGAYLNFFKKNMPFGLGETIAPLLSWMLPSLSIVMLVAVLTLFYKFIPNTRVLWRGAAIGAAVVAALVVANNYLAFLYLSKVVQQRSFFGSLGILPILMFGLYIFWLFILLGGQVSYAVQNVHFRNSQAAWNTLAESMRERLSLTVLLRIGRRFRDCLPPCTASDLGAQLGVPTQVLNECLNRLVQMALLSPVPPSDEGADTELRYQPARPLNRMTLADFKQLDDDHGGDPTGPALVDADPIVQRYDQELKAQRQLEFFTKTIDELIAESPMPAARG
- a CDS encoding lysine 2,3-aminomutase, encoding MAYTEDRSAWFDGQGLWQHIPASDWKSWTWQLRNRITRLEELERYMTLTPDERAGVLFASNKLSLAITPYFFNLIDRDDPADPLRLQVIPRAGESQLHAEEMLDSLGEDEHSPVPGLVHRYPDRVLFLVTDRCASYCRYCTRSRLVSNAQDYNFHPEYEQGLRYIESHPEVRDVLLSGGDPLLLADRKLDHLLGRLRAIPHVEFIRIGSRIPVFMPQRITPELCEVFKKHGPIWMSIHVNHPRECTAELRDACERLSFAGVPLGNQSVLLRGVNDDPDVMKALVHRLLRMRVRPYYLYQMDLITGGSHFKVDVRRGLEIIKSLRGHTTGYAIPQYVIDAPGGGGKVPMNPDYIEKITDDEVVFRNYEGHTFRYPLTSTLVPDKTPAGLAAAPAV